The Microscilla marina ATCC 23134 genome contains the following window.
TTATTGAAGGCAGTGTCTAAAGAACTTATCCAACACATGGACAAAGAAGAGCGTATACTGTTCCCGTTTGTAAAAAAACTATTACAAACACAAAAAAACAGCAGCAAAGCCCCACCGCCTCCCTTTGTTACTGTAGACAATCCTATTAGAGTAATGGAGTATGAACACGAAAATGCGGGTGATACTTTTAAAAAAATGGCTTTGCTAAGTAACAAGTATACACCACCAGCAAATGCCTGTAACACCTTCAAAGCTTTGTATGCCAAGTTACAAGATTTTGAACAAGACCTGCACCAACACATACATCTGGAAAACAACATCTTGTTTCCTAAGG
Protein-coding sequences here:
- a CDS encoding hemerythrin domain-containing protein, which encodes DHIENVHHTYVTDNIPILLEYAAKVAEVHGNEHPEVIEINQLLKAVSKELIQHMDKEERILFPFVKKLLQTQKNSSKAPPPPFVTVDNPIRVMEYEHENAGDTFKKMALLSNKYTPPANACNTFKALYAKLQDFEQDLHQHIHLENNILFPKAIRLEQE